From Bombyx mori chromosome 10, ASM3026992v2, a single genomic window includes:
- the LOC101745315 gene encoding chromodomain-helicase-DNA-binding protein Mi-2 homolog translates to MASDEEVDGSFAGDEEVEEGEGQNDNSGDSDEAPPKEDEDYSPEDGRKKKKGKKRKARGEEKKGRKKKKKRKNESEDDDDFGLEMEAEGDSDYALSAVSSSKKSRKGRSSKHNTPSTTTASDSGSGMPTVEEVCSSFGLTDVDIQYADADYENLTTYKLFQQHVRPMLVKENPKVPVSKLMMLVAAKWRMFCETNPHLSTSVPQSMGSEENTNTSATSDYVSKRPGRTPKEAKTDETIEEPEEEEEEEASDEGATVPRKRGRKPKNATGAVTPRGKPGRKPKVPTLKIKFSKRKRTSSEEEQEGSAVNSDSDAEFEQMLAEAEETKPPVAAAADEAAPPKEEDPTAALPKKKAKTKIGNKSKKKRKLKTTSKFPDGAEGEHEHQDYCEVCQQGGEIILCDTCPRAYHLVCLDPELEETPEGRWSCPHCEAEPAPDNDDDDEHQEFCRICKDGGELLCCDSCPSAYHRFCLNPPLEEIPDGEWKCPRCSCPPLDGKVAKILTWRWKEQSSKSKAPRSREFFVKWHERSYWHCSWISELQLDVFHPLMYRYYMRKSDPEEPPKLEEPLDERDSRYKRLKDKQQDTESNNEKLLEEKYYRYGVKPEWLVVHRVINHRTSRDGTTYFLVKWRDLSYDQATWESEHEDIAGLKQAMDYYQDMRAFITSEGKTKGFKGKKPGRKSKNKDLTDEDDSSAGLQMRPKKYNPPPDRPTSNLNKKYEDQPQFVYETGMQLHPYQLEGLNWLRYSWGQGIDTILADEMGLGKTIQTVTFLYSLFKEGHSKGPFLVSVPLSTIINWEREFELWAPDLYCITYVGDKDSRAVIRENELTFDDGANRGGRPSKIKSQVKFNVLLTSYELISIDSTCLGSIDWAVLVVDEAHRLKSNQSKFFRLLAGYHINYKLLLTGTPLQNNLEELFHLLNFLNKDKFNDLAAFQNEFADVSKEEQVKRLHEMLGPHMLRRLKADVLKNMPTKSEFIVRVELSPMQKKYYKYILTRNYEALNPKSGGQTVSLLNVMMDLKKCCNHPYLFPVAAEEAPLGPHGNYDTQALIKASGKLVLLSKMLKQLKEQGHRVLIFSQMTKMLDILEDFLEGEGYKYERIDGGITGTIRQEAIDRFNAPGAQQFVFLLSTRAGGLGINLATADTVIIYDSDWNPHNDIQAFSRAHRIGQANKVMIYRFVTRNSVEERVTQVAKRKMMLTHLVVRPGMGGKGANFTKQELDDILRFGTEELFKEEEGKEEAIHYDDRAVGELLDRSKEGIEQKESWANEYLSSFKVASYSTKEGDGEEEVDTEIIKQEAENTDPAYWIKLLRHHYEQHQEDQARTLGKGKRVRKQVNYNDGSVAQTENREDSTWQENGSDYNSDFSQGSEDDKEDDDFDEKNDNGDLLSRRSKRRLEKREERDRPLPPLLARVGGNMEVLGFNARQRKSFLNAIMRYGMPPQDAFNSQWLVRDLRGKSERNFKAYVSLFMRHLCEPGADNAETFADGVPREGLSRQHVLTRIGVMSLIRKKVQEFEHINGYYSMPELVRKPVEPVKVSGASESAAPSPAPSTATPITSAAPSPAPTLLPHGQAATPATPSGSDKDDKEETKDDKLEVKDKLKAEPMDTADVKEDSAEEKESQKEDEKEAERRMSVDEEPPKDEDKTDEKKEGKESPKVKDELKEETDKKEDVRSEKAASDVSEKPKEEKKEDDDDDVVLVKEEEDLKVERRKFMFNIADGGFTELHTLWLNEERAAAPGREYEIWHRRHDYWLLAGIVTHGYGRWQDIQNDLRFAIINEPFKMDVGKGNFLEIKNKFLARRFKLLEQALVIEEQLRRAAYLNLTQDPNHPAMSLNARFAEVECLAESHQHLSKESLAGNKPANAVLHKVLNQLEELLSDMKSDVSRLPATLARIPPVAQRLQMSERSILSRLAATAGNPVPAAQMPQFPTGFQPGGTLPGFAASAATAANFSNFRPQYSVPGQPTSSSNSNKS, encoded by the exons ATGGCATCAGATGAGGAAGTGGACGGCTCTTTTGCAG GTGATGAGGAAGTAGAGGAAGGTGAGGGTCAAAATGACAATTCCGGAGATAGTGACGAGGCTCCACCAAAG GAAGATGAAGATTATTCCCCTGAAGAtggtagaaaaaagaaaaagggaaaGAAAAGGAAAGCCAGAGGAGAAGAAAAAAAGggaagaaagaaaaagaagaagcgaAAGAATGAAAGTGAAGAT GATGATGATTTTGGCCTCGAGATGGAAGCAGAAGGTGACAGTGATTATGCACTGAGCGCTGTCTCTTCAAGCAAGAAATCCCGTAAAGGTCGAAGTAGCAAACACAACACACCATCCACAACTACAGCATCAGACTCTGGCTCTG GTATGCCAACAGTCGAGGAGGTGTGCTCCTCGTTCGGCCTTACCGATGTTGACATACAATATGCGGATGCGGACTACGAAAACTTGACTACATACAAACTGTTTCAACAACATGTTCGTCCAATGCTCGTTAAAGAGAATCCAAAg gtGCCAGTATCAAAGTTAATGATGCTAGTAGCTGCAAAATGGCGGATGTTCTGTGAAACGAATCCACACTTAAGCACTAGTGTACCACAAAGTATGGGCTCTGAAGAGAATACAAATACTTCTGCTACTTCTGACTATGTCTCTAAGAGACCCGGACGCACACCCAAAGAAGCAAAG ACTGATGAGACAATAGAGGAGCCcgaagaagaagaggaggaAGAAGCAAGTGACGAAGGCGCTACTGTGCCGCGGAAACGTGGACGCAAGCCCAAGAATGCGACCGGCGCCGTCACGCCACGAGGCAAGCCCGGCAGGAAGCCTAAAGTACCTACACTGAAGATCAAGTTCAGCAAGAGAAAACGAACCAGCAGC GAGGAGGAACAAGAAGGCAGCGCTGTAAATTCAGATTCAGACGCCGAGTTCGAGCAGATGTTAGCTGAAGCCGAGGAAACAAAGCCTCCTGTTGCAGCTGCAGCTGACGAAGCCGCGCCACCTAAAGAAGAAGATCCTACAGCGGCG cTACCTAAAAAGAAGGCAAAGACAAAGATCGGAAACAAATCTAAAAAGAAAAGGAAGTTGAAGACGACCAGCAAGTTTCCTGATGGTGCTGAGGGAGAGCACGAACATCAGGACTATTGTGAG GTGTGTCAGCAAGGCGGCGAGATAATTCTGTGTGACACATGTCCACGGGCCTACCACCTCGTGTGCCTCGACCCCGAGCTCGAGGAGACGCCGGAGGGCCGCTGGTCGTGTCCGCACTGCGAGGCCGAGCCCGCACCCGACAATGACGACGACGATGAACATCAGGAGTTTTGCAG aATTTGTAAGGACGGCGGCGAGTTGTTATGCTGCGATTCTTGTCCTTCAGCGTATCATCGGTTCTGCTTGAATCCGCCGCTTGAAGAAATTCCCGATGGCGAGTGGAAATGTCCCAGATGCAGT TGTCCACCATTGGATGGAAAAGTGGCCAAAATTTTAACTTGGCGTTGGAAGGAACAGTCAAGCAAGTCCAAGGCTCCGCGTTCAAGAGAATTTTTTGTGAAGTGGCATGAACGATCTTATTGGCACTGCAGCTGGATATCTGAACTACAG CTCGACGTGTTCCATCCACTAATGTATCGTTACTACATGCGTAAGTCGGATCCCGAAGAACCGCCTAAACTTGAAGAGCCCCTCGATGAACGAGATAGTAGGTACAAACGACTCAAAGATAAACAACAGGATACGGAATCTAACAACGAAAAATTACTCGAAGAGAAGTATTATAG ATATGGCGTCAAACCTGAGTGGCTTGTAGTACACCGTGTGATCAACCATCGCACTTCAAGAGACGGCACTACATACTTTTTAGTCAAATGGAGAGATCTCTCATACGATCAGGCCACGTGGGAATCTGAGCATGAAGACATTGCCGGACTCAAGCAAGCCATGGACTATTATCAA GACATGCGAGCGTTCATAACGTCAGAGGGTAAGACTAAAGGCTTCAAAGGTAAGAAACCAGGTCGCAAAAGTAAGAACAAAGACCTCACGGACGAAGACGACAGCAGCGCCGGCCTACAAATGCGCCCCAAGAAATACAATCCGCCGCCTGATCGTCCTACCAGTAATCTCAATAAGAAATACGAAGACCAACCACAGTTTGTGTACGAAACCGGCATGCAGCTGCATCCTTACCAGCTAGAGGGTCTCAACTGGCTTCGGTATTCCTGGGGACAAGGCATCGACACCATACTGGCTGACGAGATGGGTCTCGGTAAAACCATCCAAACCGTTACATTCCTATACTCTCTATTCAAGGAAGGCCATTCTAAAGGACCTTTCTTGGTGTCCGTGCCGCTATCCACAATCATTAATTGGGAGAGGGAATTCGAGCTATGGGCACCGGACTTGTACTGTATAACATATGTAGGTGACAAAGATTCGAGGGCTGTGATCCGAGAGAATGAACTAACATTTGATGACGGTGCTAACAGAGGTGGCAGACCTTCTAAAATCAAGTCGCAAgtgaaatttaatgttttactcACTTCCTATGAATTGATCTCAATTGACTCTACGTGCTTAGGATCTATAGATTGGGCAGTTCTCGTTGTAGACGAAGCCCACAGACTGAAGAGTAATCAGTCGAAATTTTTCAGGCTTTTGGCCGGTTATCACATCAATTATAAATTGCTTCTTACGGGTACACCACTACAGAATAACTTGGAAGAGTTGTTCCATCTTCTCAATTTCTTAAATAAAGACAAGTTCAATGATCTCGCAGCATTCCAGAATGAGTTCGCTGACGTTTCGAAAGAAGAACAGGTGAAGAGGCTCCACGAAATGCTAGGGCCTCACATGTTGCGACGTTTGAAAGCTGACGTACTGAAAAACATGCCTACTAAGTCAGAGTTCATTGTCCGTGTAGAATTATCGCCCATgcaaaagaaatattataaatacattctAACTAGGAATTATGAAGCTTTGAACCCCAAGAGTGGAGGTCAAACTGTTTCACTACTTAACGTCATGATGGACCTGAAGAAATGTTGTAATCATCCTTATCTATTCCCAGTCGCAGCGGAGGAAGCTCCGTTAGGTCCGCACGGAAATTATGACACGCAAGCTTTGATCAAAGCTTCTGGAAAACTCGTGCTCCTATCTAAAATGTTGAAACAATTGAAAGAGCAGGGTCATAGGGTACTGATTTTCTCACAGATGACGAAAATGTTGGATATACTTGAAGACTTCTTGGAGGGTGAGGGATACAAGTATGAAAGAATTGACGGTGGTATCACGGGAACGATCCGTCAAGAAGCCATAGATAGGTTTAATGCCCCGGGAGCCCAACAGTTTGTGTTCCTCTTGTCGACAAGAGCGGGAGGTCTGGGCATCAATTTGGCGACCGCCGACACTGTTATCATTTATGATTCCGATTGGAATCCTCACAATGACATTCAAGCTTTCTCTCGAGCGCATCGTATTGGCCAAGCCAACAAAGTTATGATTTATCGTTTTGTAACACGTAACAGCGTCGAAGAAAGAGTCACCCAAGTCGCTAAACGAAAAATGATGTTAACGCATTTGGTGGTGCGACCGGGCATGGGCGGAAAGGGAGCTAACTTCACTAAGCAAGAGTTGGATGATATTCTTCGATTCGGTACTGAAGAGCTGTTCAAAGAAGAGGAAGGCAAAGAGGAGGCTATTCATTATGACGATAGAGCTGTGGGTGAATTACTCGATCGGTCTAAGGAAGGAATAGAACAGAAAGAATCTTGGGCTAATGAATATCTTAGCTCTTTCAAAGTTGCTAGTTATTCCACTAAGGAAGGCGATGGTGAAGAGGAAGTCGATACAGAAATTATAAAACAGGAAGCAGAGAATACTGATCCTGCGTACTGGATCAAACTTCTCAGGCATCACTACGAACAACATCAAGAAGATCAAGCGCGGACGCTTGGGAAAGGCAAACGTGTACGTAAACAAGTTAACTACAACGATGGAAGTGTTGCGCAGACAGAAAACAGAGAGGATTCTACTTGGCAAGAGAATGGCTCGGACTATAATTCCGATTTCTCTCAAGGTAGCGAGGATGACAAAGAAGACGACGATTTTGATGAAAAGAATGATAATGGAGATCTGCTCAGTCGCCGGAGTAAGCGTCGCCTCGAAAAGCGAGAGGAACGCGACCGACCGCTGCCTCCATTACTGGCCAGAGTCGGCGGCAACATGGAAGTTCTCGGCTTCAACGCCAGGCAGAGGAAGTCATTCCTCAATGCTATCATGCGGTACGGGATGCCACCGCAGGACGCTTTCAACTCGCAGTGGTTAGTGAGAGATCTGCGCGGGAAGTCTGAGCGCAACTTCAAGGCCTACGTGTCGTTGTTCATGCGCCATCTCTGCGAACCGGGCGCCGACAACGCGGAAACATTCGCGGACGGCGTTCCGAGGGAAGGATTATCCCGTCAGCACGTTTTGACACGAATCGGGGTAATGAGTTTGATCAGGAAAAAGGTTCAGGAATTCGAACACATCAACGGGTACTACAGCATGCCGGAACTGGTGAGAAAACCAGTTGAGCCGGTGAAAGTGTCTGGGGCGAGTGAGAGTGCCGCCCCCAGTCCCGCGCCCTCCACCGCCACACCCATCACCTCCGCAGCACCCTCGCCCGCACCCACCTTGCTGCCTCACGGACAGGCAGCCACGCCCGCCACGCCCTCTGGCTCTGACAAGGACGATAAAGAGGAAACTAAAGATGACAAATTGGAAGTTAAAGATAAACTCAAAGCAGAACCGATGGATACGGCCGATGTCAAGGAGGATAGTGCGGAAGAAAAAGAATCACAAAAAGAAGACGAGAAAGAGGCCgaaagacgtatgtccgttgaCGAGGAACCTCCAAAAGATGAAGATAAAACTGATGAAAAGAAAGAAGGCAAAGAGTCACCTAAAGTTAAAGACGAATTGAAGGAAGAGACCGACAAGAAAGAGGATGTAAGAAGTGAAAAGGCGGCATCTGACGTCTCTGAGAAACCAAAAGAGGAGAAGAAG gagGACGACGACGATGACGTTGTTCTGGTTAAAGAAGAGGAAGATCTCAAAGTAGAACGTCGCAAGTTCATGTTCAATATCGCCGACGGAGGCTTTACCGAACTCCATACTCTGTGGTTGAATGAAGAGCGAGCCGCCGCGCCCGGCAGGGAATACGAAATCTGGCACCGAAGACACGACTACTGGCTGCTGGCCGGAATCGTCACGCACGGATACGGTCGCTGGCAGGACATACAGAACGACCTGCGATTCGCGATCATTAACGAGCCATTCAAGATGGACGTCGGCAAAGGAAACTTCCTCGAGATTAAGAATAAGTTTTTGGCTCGGCGTTTTAAG CTTTTAGAACAAGCGTTAGTGATCGAGGAGCAGCTCCGTAGAGCGGCATACTTGAACCTCACACAAGATCCGAACCATCCCGCAATGTCCTTGAACGCGCGGTTCGCTGAAGTCGAGTGTCTTGCTGAGTCCCACCAGCATCTCAGCAAGGAGTCCCTCGCTGGGAACAAACCAGCCAACGCGGTGTTGCACAAG GTGCTGAACCAGCTGGAAGAGCTGCTGTCGGACATGAAGTCGGACGTGTCGCGGCTGCCGGCCACGCTGGCGCGCATCCCGCCCGTCGCGCAGCGCCTGCAGATGTCGGAGCGGTCCATCCTGTCGCGCCTCGCAGCCACCGCAGGCAACCCCGTGCCCGCTG